From Luteococcus japonicus, one genomic window encodes:
- the atpA gene encoding F0F1 ATP synthase subunit alpha, which produces MAELTIRPDEIRDALDNFVQNYTPAAAEREEVGTVVTSGDGIARVEGLPSVMANELLKFENGTTGIALNLDTREIGVVVLGNSEGIEEGSKVRGTGEVLSIPVGEGYLGRTVDAMGNPIDGLGEIANPEGRRALELQAAGVMDRQEVREPLQTGLKAIDAMIPIGRGQRQLIIGDRKTGKTAIAIDAIINQKENWKSGDPKKQVRCIYVAVGQKGSTIAEVRGTLEAAGALEYTTIVHAPASDAAGFKYIAPYAGSAIGQHWMYQGKHVLIIFDDLTKQAEAYRAMSLLLRRPPGREAYPGDVFYLHSRLLERCAKLSDELGGGSMTGLPIIETKANDVSAYIPTNVISITDGQIFLQSDLFNANQRPAVDVGISVSRVGGAAQIKAMKSVAGTLKINLAQYRDMQAFAMFASDLDETSRRQLARGARLTELLRQKNNQPYAVEDQVISVWAGIKGLFDEVPVEDVLRFEQELLEHLRLNTPILKTIVETQKFDDDTAKAAEDEIVKFKKGFRTSDGKLLGQDAASGEAKDVSNEQIVVKRS; this is translated from the coding sequence ATGGCGGAACTGACGATTCGTCCGGACGAGATCCGCGACGCACTGGACAACTTCGTCCAGAACTACACCCCCGCGGCGGCCGAGCGCGAAGAGGTCGGCACCGTGGTCACCTCGGGCGACGGCATCGCCCGCGTCGAGGGCCTGCCCTCCGTGATGGCCAATGAGCTGCTGAAGTTCGAGAACGGCACCACCGGTATCGCCCTCAACCTCGACACCCGTGAGATCGGCGTCGTCGTGCTCGGCAATTCGGAGGGCATCGAGGAAGGCTCCAAGGTGCGTGGCACCGGCGAGGTCCTGTCGATCCCCGTGGGCGAGGGTTACCTCGGCCGCACCGTCGACGCGATGGGCAACCCGATCGACGGCCTGGGCGAGATCGCCAACCCTGAGGGCCGTCGTGCCCTGGAGCTGCAGGCCGCCGGCGTGATGGACCGCCAGGAGGTCCGCGAGCCCCTGCAGACCGGCCTGAAGGCCATCGACGCGATGATCCCGATCGGCCGTGGCCAGCGCCAGCTGATCATCGGCGACCGCAAGACGGGCAAGACTGCCATTGCGATCGACGCGATCATCAACCAGAAGGAGAACTGGAAGTCCGGAGACCCGAAGAAGCAGGTCCGCTGCATCTACGTCGCCGTCGGCCAGAAGGGCTCGACGATCGCCGAGGTGCGTGGCACTCTGGAGGCCGCCGGTGCGCTGGAGTACACCACCATCGTGCACGCTCCCGCCTCCGACGCCGCCGGCTTCAAGTACATCGCCCCCTACGCCGGTTCGGCCATCGGCCAGCACTGGATGTACCAGGGCAAGCATGTCCTGATCATCTTCGACGACCTGACCAAGCAGGCCGAGGCCTACCGCGCGATGTCGCTTCTGCTGCGTCGTCCCCCGGGCCGCGAGGCCTACCCCGGCGACGTCTTCTACCTCCACAGCCGTCTGCTGGAGCGTTGCGCCAAGCTCTCCGACGAGCTGGGCGGCGGTTCGATGACCGGTCTTCCGATCATCGAGACCAAGGCGAACGACGTCTCGGCCTACATCCCGACCAACGTGATTTCGATCACCGACGGCCAGATCTTCCTGCAGTCTGACCTGTTCAACGCCAACCAGCGTCCCGCCGTGGACGTCGGCATCTCGGTCTCCCGAGTTGGTGGCGCTGCCCAGATCAAGGCGATGAAGTCGGTTGCCGGCACGCTGAAGATCAACCTTGCGCAGTACCGCGACATGCAGGCCTTCGCGATGTTCGCGTCGGACCTCGACGAGACCTCGCGTCGCCAGCTGGCTCGTGGTGCTCGTCTGACCGAGCTGCTGCGCCAGAAGAACAACCAGCCCTATGCGGTGGAGGACCAGGTCATCAGCGTCTGGGCCGGCATCAAGGGCCTGTTCGACGAGGTTCCGGTCGAGGACGTGCTGCGCTTCGAGCAGGAGCTGCTGGAGCACCTGCGTCTCAACACTCCCATCCTGAAGACGATCGTCGAGACGCAGAAGTTCGACGACGACACCGCCAAGGCGGCCGAGGACGAGATCGTGAAGTTCAAGAAGGGCTTCCGCACCTCTGACGGCAAGCTGCTCGGCCAGGATGCTGCATCGGGCGAGGCGAAGGACGTCTCGAACGAGCAGATCGTCGTGAAGCGGAGCTGA
- a CDS encoding F0F1 ATP synthase subunit gamma: MPASLRELRQRKTSVATTQKITKAMELIAASRIVKADRAARAALPYTSVLNRAVATVANHTDIEHPLTQEPKERRRAAVVLFTSDRGLAGGYSTNAIKSALQLKQKLESEGLEVDMYVSGRKGADFLGFREIPVAQDWQGYTDAPTYEDASKISDAVLETFLKPYEEGGADEVYAVYTRMVSMLVQEPRVRRVLPIEVVEEGPDTEKADSGDELLEYTFEPDAETVLDQLLGLYVRNRIWFYLLESAASELASRQKAMKSATDNAQQLINSLTTEINQARQAQITQEITEIVGGASALTEASAAE; the protein is encoded by the coding sequence ATGCCGGCAAGCCTGAGGGAACTGCGACAGCGCAAGACGTCTGTCGCCACGACCCAGAAGATCACCAAGGCCATGGAGCTCATTGCGGCCTCTCGCATCGTGAAGGCAGACCGCGCCGCGCGTGCGGCCCTGCCCTACACGAGTGTGCTGAACCGCGCTGTAGCCACCGTGGCCAACCACACCGACATCGAGCACCCGCTGACCCAGGAGCCCAAGGAGCGTCGACGCGCTGCGGTGGTCCTCTTCACTTCGGACCGAGGGCTTGCCGGCGGCTACTCCACCAATGCGATCAAGTCCGCGCTGCAGCTGAAGCAGAAGCTGGAGTCGGAGGGTCTCGAGGTGGACATGTATGTCAGCGGCCGCAAGGGCGCCGACTTCCTGGGCTTCCGTGAGATCCCCGTCGCGCAGGACTGGCAGGGGTACACGGACGCGCCGACCTATGAGGATGCCTCGAAGATCAGCGATGCCGTGCTGGAGACCTTCCTCAAGCCCTACGAGGAGGGCGGCGCCGACGAGGTCTACGCCGTCTACACCCGGATGGTCTCGATGCTCGTGCAGGAGCCCCGCGTGCGTCGCGTCCTGCCGATCGAGGTCGTCGAGGAAGGCCCGGACACCGAGAAGGCGGACAGCGGCGACGAGCTGCTGGAGTACACCTTCGAGCCCGACGCCGAAACCGTCCTCGACCAGCTGCTCGGGCTCTACGTCCGCAACCGCATCTGGTTCTACCTGCTGGAATCCGCAGCCTCCGAGCTGGCGAGCCGGCAGAAGGCCATGAAGTCTGCAACGGACAATGCGCAGCAATTGATCAACAGCCTCACGACCGAGATCAACCAGGCACGTCAGGCCCAGATCACCCAGGAAATCACCGAAATCGTCGGCGGCGCCTCCGCGCTGACCGAGGCCTCCGCGGCCGAGTGA
- the atpD gene encoding F0F1 ATP synthase subunit beta, translating to MTDTLVNPTTEQRAGGTGRVARVIGPVVDVEFPADAMPDIMNALTVTVDDIDTDSNGQARKRSFTLEVALHVGDNIVRAISLKPTDGLRRGDLVTDTGAPISVPVGDVTKGRVWNVTGDCLNQDLKAEGVEISERWPIHRDAPKFDELESKTEMLHTGIKVLDLLTPYVQGGKIGLFGGAGVGKTVLIQEMIYRIAHNFGGTSVFAGVGERTREGNDLIMEMDEAGVLKDTALVFGQMDEPPGTRLRVALSALTMAEYFRDVQNQDVLLFIDNIFRFTQAGSEVSTLLGRMPSAVGYQPNLADEMGQLQERITSVRGHSITSMQAIYVPADDYTDPAPATTFAHLDATTELSRDIASRGLYPAVDPLTSTSRILDPQYVGQDHYDTAVRVKQILQRNKELQDIIAILGVDELSEEDKIIVNRARRIQQFLSQNTYMATKFTGVEGSTVDIKETVESFKMICNGDVDHIPEQAFFNVGGMEDVERQWHDLKNGK from the coding sequence ATGACTGACACCCTTGTCAATCCCACCACCGAGCAGCGCGCCGGTGGCACCGGCCGCGTTGCCCGGGTCATCGGCCCCGTCGTGGACGTCGAGTTCCCGGCGGACGCCATGCCGGACATCATGAATGCCCTGACCGTCACCGTCGATGACATCGACACCGACAGCAATGGCCAGGCCCGCAAGCGCAGCTTCACCCTCGAGGTGGCCCTGCACGTCGGCGACAACATCGTGCGCGCCATCTCGCTGAAGCCCACCGACGGCCTGCGTCGTGGTGACCTGGTGACCGACACCGGCGCCCCCATCAGCGTGCCCGTCGGCGATGTCACCAAGGGCCGCGTCTGGAACGTGACCGGCGACTGCCTGAACCAGGACCTCAAGGCCGAGGGCGTCGAGATCAGCGAGCGCTGGCCCATCCACCGCGATGCGCCAAAGTTCGACGAGCTCGAGAGCAAGACCGAGATGCTGCACACCGGCATCAAGGTCCTCGACCTGCTGACCCCGTACGTGCAGGGCGGCAAGATCGGCCTGTTCGGCGGCGCCGGCGTCGGCAAGACGGTTCTGATCCAGGAAATGATCTACCGCATCGCCCACAACTTCGGTGGCACCTCGGTCTTCGCCGGTGTCGGCGAGCGTACGCGTGAGGGCAATGACCTCATCATGGAGATGGACGAGGCCGGCGTTCTGAAGGACACCGCCCTGGTCTTCGGCCAGATGGATGAGCCGCCGGGCACGCGTCTTCGCGTGGCCCTGTCGGCCCTGACGATGGCGGAGTACTTCCGCGACGTGCAGAACCAGGACGTGCTGCTCTTCATCGACAACATCTTCCGCTTCACCCAGGCTGGCTCCGAGGTCTCGACCCTGCTGGGTCGCATGCCCTCCGCCGTGGGCTACCAGCCCAACCTTGCTGACGAGATGGGCCAGCTGCAGGAGCGCATCACCTCGGTTCGTGGTCACTCGATCACGTCGATGCAGGCCATCTACGTGCCCGCCGATGACTACACGGACCCGGCTCCGGCGACGACCTTCGCGCACCTCGATGCCACCACGGAGCTCAGCCGTGACATTGCCTCGCGTGGTCTGTACCCGGCCGTGGATCCGCTGACGTCGACCTCGCGTATCCTCGACCCGCAGTACGTCGGTCAGGACCACTACGACACCGCGGTGCGTGTGAAGCAGATCCTGCAGCGCAACAAGGAACTCCAGGACATCATCGCCATCCTCGGCGTCGATGAGCTGAGCGAGGAGGACAAGATCATTGTCAACCGCGCCCGTCGCATCCAGCAGTTCCTGAGCCAGAACACCTACATGGCCACCAAGTTCACCGGTGTCGAGGGCTCGACCGTCGACATCAAGGAGACCGTCGAGTCCTTCAAGATGATCTGCAATGGCGATGTGGACCACATCCCCGAGCAGGCCTTCTTCAATGTGGGTGGCATGGAAGACGTCGAGCGCCAGTGGCACGACCTGAAGAACGGCAAGTGA
- a CDS encoding F0F1 ATP synthase subunit epsilon, with product MADPMNVEVVAADRKVWEGTATNVIVRTTEGDIGILPGHEPMLAALVPCAAEIVTGEGRRKIVALEGGFLSVAQNKVSLVSQKASLSDEISTEEAQAEVDRLTEVLDDGDATDEELHRLHLAQAQLKAAAKMKGKQG from the coding sequence ATGGCAGATCCCATGAACGTGGAGGTCGTCGCCGCGGACCGCAAGGTCTGGGAGGGCACCGCCACCAATGTGATCGTGCGCACCACGGAGGGCGACATCGGCATCCTCCCGGGTCACGAGCCGATGCTCGCGGCCCTGGTGCCCTGTGCCGCGGAGATCGTCACCGGCGAAGGCCGTCGGAAGATCGTCGCCCTGGAAGGCGGCTTCCTCTCGGTGGCGCAGAACAAGGTGAGTCTGGTCTCCCAGAAGGCCTCACTGTCCGACGAGATATCCACCGAAGAGGCCCAGGCCGAGGTGGATCGTCTGACGGAGGTCCTCGATGACGGTGACGCCACGGACGAGGAGCTCCACCGTCTCCACCTCGCCCAGGCGCAGCTGAAGGCTGCCGCCAAGATGAAGGGCAAGCAGGGCTGA
- a CDS encoding DUF2550 domain-containing protein, protein MGWTETFELTGLVLMLAVLAPLAGLYARRRWLSSRGGVFDCALRMRNGSWATGVARYAAEELQWFRIFSFSARPKLVLRREHTMSIGRRSPEDAEAVVLFSDDQIIRLRNRDTTDETVWELAMNPQSVTGLMSWLEAAPPGGDRYSGLERD, encoded by the coding sequence ATGGGGTGGACCGAGACGTTCGAGCTGACAGGCCTGGTTCTGATGCTGGCCGTGCTCGCCCCCTTGGCCGGCCTGTATGCGCGGCGCCGGTGGTTGTCCAGCCGCGGCGGGGTCTTCGACTGCGCACTGCGGATGCGCAACGGTTCCTGGGCAACAGGAGTGGCCCGCTATGCAGCCGAAGAGCTGCAGTGGTTCCGGATCTTCTCCTTCAGCGCCCGGCCCAAGTTGGTGCTGCGCCGGGAGCACACCATGTCCATCGGCCGTCGCAGCCCGGAGGACGCCGAAGCGGTCGTGCTGTTCAGCGACGACCAGATCATCCGCCTGCGCAACCGGGACACCACCGACGAGACGGTATGGGAGCTGGCCATGAACCCGCAGTCGGTCACGGGGCTGATGAGCTGGCTCGAGGCCGCGCCTCCGGGCGGGGATCGCTACAGCGGCCTCGAGCGGGACTGA
- a CDS encoding cob(I)yrinic acid a,c-diamide adenosyltransferase, with the protein MVNLTRIYTRTGDAGETRLSDNSVARKTDLRVQAYGHVDEANSAIGVALATPGLPTAIAAALAVVQNELFDVGADLSNPLVKDPQWEPLRIIQSSIDRLEAWCDEFGEPLPNLRSFILPGGTMAAAQLHVARTIVRRAERTAWEAADQYGMEVGSLEDDIPGGINPLAIKYLNRLSDLLFIMSRAANGDQEVLWVPGGERNPAHTAHGEG; encoded by the coding sequence ATGGTGAACCTGACGCGCATATACACCCGTACCGGCGACGCTGGCGAGACCCGGCTGAGCGACAATTCCGTGGCCCGCAAGACGGACCTGCGCGTGCAGGCCTATGGCCATGTCGACGAGGCCAACTCCGCGATTGGGGTGGCCCTGGCCACCCCCGGGCTCCCCACAGCGATCGCCGCGGCGCTGGCCGTCGTGCAGAACGAGCTCTTCGACGTCGGCGCGGACCTGTCCAACCCACTGGTCAAGGATCCCCAGTGGGAACCGCTGCGAATCATCCAGTCATCGATCGATCGGCTGGAGGCGTGGTGTGACGAGTTCGGCGAGCCGCTGCCGAACCTGCGCTCCTTCATCCTGCCCGGGGGAACGATGGCCGCCGCACAGCTGCACGTTGCGCGCACCATCGTGCGCCGCGCCGAGCGCACGGCATGGGAGGCAGCCGATCAGTACGGCATGGAGGTGGGTTCATTGGAGGATGACATCCCGGGGGGCATCAATCCCTTGGCGATCAAGTACCTGAACCGGCTCTCGGACCTCTTGTTCATCATGAGCCGCGCCGCCAATGGCGACCAAGAGGTGTTGTGGGTGCCCGGAGGCGAACGCAATCCGGCGCACACCGCCCACGGAGAGGGCTGA
- a CDS encoding peptidylprolyl isomerase has product MSRLPVFSTALLAASLALVGCAQGEKTADSAGGGQAGTCSYPSAGRPAKPVDPPSGGSVASAGKTAITLTLDGAPVVLTLDRGQAACAVNSFESLAKQGWYTKTQCHRLTDQRIFVLQCGDPTGTGSGGPGYTFADELGGAATFAKTGQQYQGRDMVTYPKGTVAMANSGPNTNGSQIFLVWQDSPLLPDYTVLGTMDEASVENVAKVAAEGVAADGTKPNAPGLISDVTMG; this is encoded by the coding sequence ATGTCACGTCTGCCTGTCTTCTCGACCGCCCTGTTGGCCGCCAGCCTGGCCCTCGTGGGGTGTGCCCAAGGGGAGAAGACTGCTGATTCGGCGGGAGGCGGCCAAGCCGGCACGTGCAGCTATCCGAGCGCTGGGCGGCCGGCCAAACCGGTGGATCCGCCATCCGGCGGGAGCGTGGCCAGCGCCGGGAAGACCGCCATCACCCTCACCCTGGATGGCGCACCGGTGGTCCTGACCCTTGACCGAGGACAGGCTGCGTGCGCCGTGAACTCCTTCGAGTCGCTGGCCAAGCAGGGGTGGTACACCAAGACCCAGTGCCATCGACTGACCGACCAGCGCATCTTCGTGCTCCAGTGCGGCGATCCGACGGGGACGGGCAGCGGTGGCCCGGGCTACACCTTCGCCGACGAGCTGGGGGGAGCGGCGACCTTCGCGAAGACCGGTCAGCAGTACCAGGGGCGGGACATGGTCACCTACCCCAAGGGGACGGTCGCGATGGCCAATTCCGGACCGAACACGAATGGCTCGCAGATCTTCCTGGTCTGGCAGGACAGCCCGCTTCTGCCGGACTACACCGTGCTCGGCACGATGGACGAGGCCTCGGTGGAGAATGTGGCCAAGGTCGCGGCCGAGGGTGTGGCAGCCGACGGCACCAAGCCGAATGCCCCGGGCCTGATCAGCGACGTCACGATGGGTTGA
- a CDS encoding alpha/beta fold hydrolase: protein MSTLHTTTIGDGPARVVFLHGLFGQGKNFTAVAKAISDLATSTLVDLPNHGRSPWTEDHTYPALAASVAELLRELDAPVCLVGHSMGGKVAMRTALDFPELVERLMVVDISPAVGLGSNFGPFFDAMCGLDLAALSSRFEADELLRDGIPSDTVRGFLMQNLRHEMGPDGHRHWRWQMNLDVLRRELDGGIADWPVTDAIYDGPVLWVAGETSPYVREDAAPTMRALFPKYVQVTVKGAGHWVHSEQPGPFITVLRHFLTI from the coding sequence ATGAGCACTTTGCACACCACCACGATCGGAGACGGCCCTGCACGCGTCGTCTTCCTGCACGGCCTGTTCGGTCAGGGCAAGAACTTCACCGCCGTCGCCAAGGCCATCTCCGACCTGGCCACCAGCACCCTGGTCGACCTGCCCAACCACGGCCGCTCCCCCTGGACCGAGGACCACACGTACCCCGCGCTGGCCGCGAGCGTCGCCGAGCTGCTGAGGGAACTCGACGCTCCGGTCTGCCTGGTGGGCCACTCGATGGGCGGCAAGGTGGCCATGCGCACAGCTCTGGACTTTCCCGAGCTGGTGGAGCGCCTGATGGTGGTGGACATCTCCCCCGCCGTCGGACTGGGGAGCAATTTCGGCCCCTTCTTCGACGCGATGTGCGGGCTGGACCTCGCGGCCCTGTCCAGCCGCTTCGAGGCCGACGAGCTGCTGCGCGACGGGATCCCCAGTGACACGGTCCGCGGCTTCCTGATGCAGAACCTGCGCCACGAGATGGGCCCGGACGGGCACCGCCACTGGCGCTGGCAGATGAACCTCGACGTGCTGCGACGAGAACTCGACGGCGGCATCGCCGACTGGCCGGTCACCGACGCGATCTACGACGGGCCTGTGCTGTGGGTCGCCGGGGAGACATCGCCCTATGTCCGCGAGGACGCGGCACCGACGATGCGTGCCCTCTTCCCGAAGTACGTGCAGGTCACCGTCAAGGGAGCCGGCCACTGGGTGCATTCCGAACAGCCGGGGCCCTTCATCACCGTCCTGCGGCACTTCCTGACGATCTGA
- the nucS gene encoding endonuclease NucS, giving the protein MLVRGTVSGRLSQVRLVIAQCQVDYAGRLTAHLPMAKRLIMVKSDTSVSIHADDRAYKPLNWMSPPCTMTVQEVLPGTDLPATTDDVDAHITQVWDVTGPHGDTLKISIGKVFHDSEHEFGVDPGLQKDGVEAHLQALLAENPTTFGEGYRLVQREFFTPIGPVDLLLRSDEGQYVAVEVKRRGEIDGVEQLTRYLELMNRDPQMAPVAGVFAAQQIKPQARTLAADRGITCVTVNYDELRGLDNPEDRLF; this is encoded by the coding sequence ATGCTGGTCCGGGGCACGGTGTCCGGTAGGTTGTCCCAAGTGCGTTTGGTGATTGCCCAGTGTCAGGTCGACTATGCCGGTCGGCTCACGGCCCATCTGCCCATGGCGAAGCGTCTGATCATGGTGAAGTCCGACACGTCGGTCTCCATCCATGCCGACGACCGTGCCTACAAGCCCCTCAACTGGATGAGTCCGCCGTGCACCATGACGGTGCAGGAGGTTCTGCCAGGCACTGACCTGCCGGCGACGACCGACGACGTCGACGCCCACATCACGCAGGTCTGGGACGTGACGGGTCCGCACGGCGACACCCTCAAGATCTCGATCGGCAAGGTCTTCCACGATTCCGAGCACGAGTTCGGGGTGGACCCTGGCCTGCAGAAGGACGGCGTCGAAGCCCACCTGCAGGCACTGCTGGCGGAGAATCCGACCACTTTTGGCGAGGGCTACCGGCTGGTGCAGCGCGAGTTCTTCACCCCGATCGGTCCGGTGGACCTGCTGCTGCGCAGCGACGAAGGGCAGTACGTCGCCGTGGAGGTGAAGCGACGCGGGGAGATCGACGGAGTGGAACAGCTCACCCGCTACCTGGAGCTGATGAACCGCGATCCGCAGATGGCTCCCGTCGCGGGCGTCTTCGCGGCCCAGCAGATCAAACCGCAGGCCCGTACCCTGGCCGCGGACCGTGGGATCACCTGCGTGACCGTGAACTACGACGAGCTGCGCGGGCTGGACAATCCCGAGGACCGGCTCTTCTGA
- a CDS encoding sigma factor has product MSKAERDEDFARFVSESQPSLTGTAWLLCGNREQAADLVQAALVKVYVAWPRVRHYRTPVRGRPSSCRTPRGMPTATTKWSGCWTSSLQPSDG; this is encoded by the coding sequence ATGTCGAAGGCGGAGCGCGACGAGGACTTCGCACGCTTCGTGAGCGAGTCACAACCCTCGCTGACCGGCACTGCCTGGTTGCTGTGTGGCAACCGCGAGCAGGCGGCCGACCTGGTGCAGGCGGCGCTGGTGAAGGTCTACGTGGCCTGGCCGAGGGTACGGCACTACCGGACGCCCGTGCGGGGGAGACCCTCGTCGTGCCGGACGCCGCGCGGCATGCCGACGGCCACGACCAAGTGGTCAGGATGTTGGACGAGCTCCCTCCAGCCCAGCGACGGGTGA
- a CDS encoding sigma factor-like helix-turn-helix DNA-binding protein: MLDELPPAQRRVIALRYFCDLSERETEATLRISIGAVKSATSRGLATLRTLHPEGAVARTRISRASLRTSLRAAADRHALELDVDDVIDAGQEVLTRRTRRWAAASVGLVAAAAMVAGGVWQGSAKTSQAPASTPSAANAATLVLDLNDVVPGRPAKLQVRTKHVPGATEVELAGLAEDGARVGPSPRGTIPATRAADHLVLDQRLADHCALVLVRGAATDIQRVTASNATGGGPGRTYSGPTHRGDRHDRPVVVRGRPGRSQDDWPLPAVPVGLRLEVRRRVHEGL; encoded by the coding sequence ATGTTGGACGAGCTCCCTCCAGCCCAGCGACGGGTGATCGCCCTGCGCTATTTCTGCGACCTCTCCGAACGTGAGACCGAAGCGACCCTCAGAATCTCCATCGGCGCAGTGAAGTCGGCCACCTCACGAGGTCTGGCCACCCTGCGCACCCTGCACCCGGAAGGAGCAGTGGCAAGAACGAGGATTTCGAGAGCCTCCCTGCGCACCAGCCTTCGTGCCGCCGCAGACCGCCATGCGCTGGAGCTGGACGTGGACGACGTGATCGACGCCGGGCAGGAGGTGCTGACCCGTCGCACTCGTCGCTGGGCCGCGGCCTCCGTCGGCTTGGTCGCCGCGGCCGCGATGGTCGCGGGCGGCGTCTGGCAGGGGAGCGCGAAGACCTCGCAGGCACCCGCGTCCACCCCGAGCGCCGCCAACGCTGCCACGTTGGTGCTGGACCTCAATGACGTCGTCCCCGGCCGGCCTGCGAAGCTCCAGGTCAGGACCAAGCACGTCCCCGGCGCTACGGAGGTGGAGCTGGCTGGGCTGGCCGAGGACGGGGCCCGCGTCGGTCCCAGCCCACGCGGCACCATCCCGGCGACCCGAGCCGCGGACCACTTGGTGCTGGACCAGCGGTTGGCGGACCATTGCGCCCTCGTCCTGGTGCGCGGGGCCGCCACTGACATCCAGAGAGTCACCGCAAGCAACGCCACGGGCGGTGGCCCGGGGAGGACGTATTCCGGACCGACGCATCGCGGGGACCGACATGACCGTCCAGTTGTTGTGCGAGGTCGGCCTGGACGGAGCCAGGACGACTGGCCGCTACCTGCAGTACCTGTGGGGCTTCGTCTGGAGGTCCGGCGACGGGTCCATGAAGGACTCTGA
- a CDS encoding DivIVA domain-containing protein, translated as MSEYYDEDSVHNEETGLNLFDDSASVAGSFPKAMMGYDRASVDNYVREIEMQLSTLKQLTRHLRREAAQTARANGTTDFTRLGSHATGILRAAEAQGKDLVHKAELEAERIKEEGRRVAADLRANAQAEADDIRVAGLANLRQLREALDKDSTETLEKARAEAASVVAAAQRQADAITTEATQKGNATTHSAEVEATRLAADAQRQADEKLGETAATIEKKVAEAATAAAAIMAAAQTRAAQLLSDAERQAATAKELASSQAEKLLTDAQQRHTDVTEKTNSLLAEATRHHEESTALLSSESEAAQQLRSAALADAEKTKTDAARDAEGTIAAAHRQAAMMKDRLEEQYAWRKEQLEREVAALITRKGSIVAQLSNLRQLAGDAPLDYPDDDPLGTSDPRDDDNASWRKNLSVDAPAVDPTLAAAAQAGATAATAPEKTQVVEGSATAKLSDAESETHVIQLPDAEQTTVIKLEDRN; from the coding sequence GTGAGCGAGTACTACGACGAGGACTCCGTCCACAACGAGGAGACGGGCCTCAACCTGTTCGACGACTCGGCTTCGGTCGCGGGGTCCTTCCCCAAGGCGATGATGGGTTACGACCGCGCCAGCGTGGACAACTATGTCCGTGAGATCGAGATGCAACTCTCGACGCTCAAGCAGCTCACTCGCCACCTGCGCCGCGAGGCCGCCCAGACGGCGCGTGCGAATGGCACCACCGATTTCACCCGGCTCGGCTCCCACGCCACCGGCATCCTGCGTGCCGCCGAGGCCCAGGGCAAGGACCTGGTGCACAAGGCCGAGCTCGAGGCCGAGCGGATCAAGGAGGAGGGTCGCCGGGTCGCCGCAGACCTGCGCGCCAATGCCCAGGCCGAGGCCGACGACATTCGGGTTGCAGGGCTCGCCAACCTGCGCCAGCTGCGCGAGGCACTGGACAAGGACTCCACCGAAACCTTGGAGAAGGCGCGCGCGGAGGCCGCTTCCGTCGTCGCGGCCGCGCAGCGCCAGGCCGACGCGATCACCACCGAAGCCACCCAGAAGGGCAATGCCACCACGCACTCCGCCGAGGTCGAGGCCACCCGGCTCGCCGCCGACGCGCAGCGCCAGGCCGACGAGAAGCTGGGCGAAACCGCCGCCACCATCGAGAAGAAGGTGGCCGAGGCCGCCACGGCCGCCGCCGCCATCATGGCGGCCGCGCAGACCCGCGCGGCCCAGCTGCTGTCCGATGCCGAGAGGCAGGCGGCCACGGCCAAGGAGTTGGCCAGCAGCCAGGCCGAGAAGCTGCTCACCGATGCCCAGCAGCGGCACACCGACGTGACCGAGAAGACCAACAGTCTGCTCGCCGAGGCCACGCGTCACCACGAGGAGTCCACCGCCCTGCTGAGCAGTGAGTCCGAGGCCGCCCAGCAGCTCCGCTCCGCGGCGCTGGCGGATGCCGAGAAGACCAAGACCGACGCGGCCCGTGATGCCGAGGGCACCATCGCTGCTGCGCACCGCCAGGCCGCGATGATGAAGGATCGTCTGGAGGAGCAGTACGCCTGGCGCAAGGAGCAGTTGGAGCGTGAGGTCGCCGCACTGATCACCCGCAAGGGCTCGATCGTGGCGCAGCTGTCCAATCTGCGCCAGCTCGCCGGCGATGCGCCGCTGGACTACCCCGACGACGACCCGCTGGGCACCTCCGATCCCCGCGACGACGACAACGCCTCGTGGCGCAAGAACCTCAGCGTCGATGCCCCCGCAGTGGACCCGACGCTCGCCGCAGCTGCCCAGGCCGGTGCCACCGCGGCGACGGCCCCCGAGAAGACCCAGGTGGTCGAGGGCTCCGCCACGGCGAAGCTCTCCGACGCGGAATCCGAGACCCACGTCATCCAGCTCCCCGATGCCGAGCAGACCACGGTGATCAAGCTCGAGGACCGCAACTGA